The Elusimicrobiaceae bacterium genome includes the window CTTCGAATACGATAAAAAGTCCTTTTTCCGGCATAATCAAAACCTGCAGGCGAGTTTCGCGCCGTTTTCAACAGGGATCAGAAAAACCGTCCTGTCGGAAATATTGCGCGGTTTATTGGATACCCAGTAGCCAACCGCCCAGCCCACTCCCGCCCCCCAGATGATTTCCGACACATAATGCGTGTGGTCGTACACCCTCGACACCGCGCAGCCGGCCGCCATTCCGTATAAAAGGGGAGTCTGCCAGTAGCCGAATTTTGCGCGCAGATTCTGGTCCAGAACGGTTGACAGCGCGAATGCGGCCGTCGTGTGGCCTGACGGGAACGAGTAGCGTCCCGGCGTGAACGGTTCAAATTTCATGGCGTTTTCATCGGCGTTGGGAAGCGCGCGGCCCGCGACGTACGCCGCCAGCGGGTTCAGAATGCCGGCGGCGATAACGCTGGCCTCAACTCCGTCGGCCGCGATTTTGTTTAAAGTTTCGTTTTTCGTGGCCAGCCCGGTCACATATACGCCCATGAGGATGGGAACCTGCTGTTTCCAGTCGCCCCAGTGGGTGGTAACGTCGCTTAAAGAGGTGAAAAAGCCCGACCGGTGGGTTTTAAGATTCTGGCGCACGGTGTCGTCTATCGTAAACGCGAGCAGTGAGCCGCCTATCACGCCGCCCGCCATGGCCCATTCATTGCCGTTCCAGTGCAGGGGTTTCCCGGGCAGTTCTACCAGGTCGCGCCAGAACCTTTTGATATAGGCGGGCGAGAAAGTGGCGTTTTCGTTTTCAGTCCATTTTATCCGGGGCGCGGCGGCGATGGAAAGTTTGTCCGCGACAGGCAGAGTCTGCGCCGCCGCCGCAACCGAAAGCCTGTCAGGCGCCGCGGCCGGCAGAGTCTGCGCCCGGCAGTCCGCGGCGGCCAGCCATGCCAGCAGCAGTATGAATACGGAGAGCTGTTTTTTCATGGATTTTGCGTCTAAATCATAACATATTTGGCGGAGCCTTATAATAGGGCGCGCGCCGGTGTTTCAAATATCGTGCAAAAATGCTAGAATAGCTTAATGCCTCCGGTTGTGCGGGAGGCGTAATCAACTATAATGGAAAAGGGAATATTGCATACCCTGCGGGATATGTGGTATCATTAATCTACTATGTACGCAATAATCGAAACAGGTGGAAAACAGTATTGGGTGACTCCTGGAGAGAAGGTCCGGGTTGAAAAACTTATCGGCAGCGAAGGCGACGACGTGGAAATAAGCGCGCTTTGGTCCGCCGCGGGCGACTCCAAGGAAGAAGTGTCCGGCAAACAGCTTCCCAAAGCGAAGGTTCTTGCCCGGATAATACGCCATTTAAGA containing:
- a CDS encoding phosphatase PAP2 family protein, with the translated sequence MKKQLSVFILLLAWLAAADCRAQTLPAAAPDRLSVAAAAQTLPVADKLSIAAAPRIKWTENENATFSPAYIKRFWRDLVELPGKPLHWNGNEWAMAGGVIGGSLLAFTIDDTVRQNLKTHRSGFFTSLSDVTTHWGDWKQQVPILMGVYVTGLATKNETLNKIAADGVEASVIAAGILNPLAAYVAGRALPNADENAMKFEPFTPGRYSFPSGHTTAAFALSTVLDQNLRAKFGYWQTPLLYGMAAGCAVSRVYDHTHYVSEIIWGAGVGWAVGYWVSNKPRNISDRTVFLIPVENGAKLACRF
- the rplU gene encoding 50S ribosomal protein L21, which encodes MYAIIETGGKQYWVTPGEKVRVEKLIGSEGDDVEISALWSAAGDSKEEVSGKQLPKAKVLARIIRHLRAPKVIAFKRRPKKAYEKTIGHRQDLTEIEIKDIQLS